The Drosophila bipectinata strain 14024-0381.07 chromosome 3L, DbipHiC1v2, whole genome shotgun sequence region CACAGCCGCGCCTGGTTGTAAAGATATAAAATCaaacaactgcaacaacagATACAAGGAAGGAAGCAGCCAGGACATGAGACAGGACAGACAGTGGCTGCGTCCTGCGTCCTGCTTGCTCGTTCTCCGAGCTGTCAGCTGCAGCGGCCGCGATTTGTAGAGCCACAAGGATAATCACACTTTTAATCGTGATTTAAGTTTATGGCGGTGGGCGCTCGTTTAGTTTCCTGTTACTTGCTACTTGTTACAGCATCTCCCAGCGTCTGGCAGGATTTTTTCAATCCCCTTTGCATGGCTTTATCAGGTTCTCTCCTTTGCTGGCTTGGTCGGGTCAGGACGATGAAGCCTGTTGCCTGTTAAGGCTGCgctttcatttttatatttttaatgatttttattgcataaCAGGCGAAGTCTGAGCGAACTGCGACCATTCAGTGGCCCGGCCAGGCAATTGCACTTTGCCACATTTTATGGCCACCCCAGCAGGAAAGCCGGCAAGGCGAAGCAGCCCAGAGTCATCACTGCATGTTAGTTCGGGGAGAGGCGGAAGAGCTGCCTGTTCAAGAACGAGCTCCAAGTCGAAGAGTCAAACCCCCGATTATTAGACACTGCTGGCCGCAGTGTGATGACTTAATTCCACCTGGATAACCGTGTACGCATGTAGCCGTGTTCTAAGTATCCCCGCCGATCTCACCTGGCGCTGGCCCAAGTCCAGCCACATAAATCTCAGGACCACTCCCGTGTTCCAAGCCCTTCTCTGCGCAATTTGTTGCTAAACAAAGTCTCATTTACCTCTGGCCTGCCCGGTCTGGCCCTCGGACCGTTTACTtttacaaattataaacactCACATAAATTTCACTCACTGCTGCCTCACAGGGTGCCGAGCTTCTAGTGCCGTGTTCTAGGACACAGACTGAAGATGGATCTGAGCTATGAGCTCCAAGCACCTTTTTGTAAGCCGTAATTAGAAGGGAAGCTCGGCTGCCGGCCAACTTCAGCAGCTGGGGGGTTGGGTTGGGAATTGGCCACTTCAAATGCAAATTGCGTGCAAATTATGGCAACCTGGCTGCCAACCGGGTGGAACTCTCCCAATTTGGCAGAGCCCTTTCTTTTTCTATCCTGCTCGGAGCTCATAGCTCATAGGCAACGGAAAGTGCAAGAGGATATAAGTCTGAGAATCGCAGAAAGTTATGATTTTAATTGCTCGGATCCTGATTTGATTGAGATTCCCTCCAGACCATTGtttatttacaaaagaaaTTCTTCGCCTCTATGCAATATATGCAAAGgcgaaacatttttattttaacaggCAAATTCCTTAATTTGTAtgaataattaaatgttttacGAAGTCAGCTAAGACGACCTTAGTTACAGGATATACAGTAAGGATTCTTTACAATCCTTAAGAATTCCTTAAGGACTCTTTCCTTCCTTCCTAAGGAAAACAACCGTACAGGagattttaattgtttgtgTCATGGTAAGAAGTACGGTTGAATATCTATAAAATAACAGAGCTATCAAGTGAAAAAGGATTATCATGTGATTAATTGGTTTGCCAATATAGGTTTTGCGATTGGACTTTTCCGATTTCTGATACAGTTTAAGAATTGATGAGTCCAGGCATAAAattattgtgtcaaaattacTTGAATAGTTTTCCGCGCCTATTAGTCCGTGATATTTTGAAGGTTACAAGGCATTATAATGATTTTGGAAATCGATAATTTGGAAAAGCCGATCAAGCTTCTtatgttttataaaaatttcacAATATCATTAATATAAGCATTTATGTCTCAAGGTACTAAACCCCCCAGACAATggagaatatattttttttgcaggcaATAATGACTAACACTTTGCTGGATCAGATCTATTCTTCATCCGGGATTCTGATATTATTCTGGACAGCCTTACCGACCGGATTAGCCTTTTAAAGAAGTATACGGCCCTAATTTTTGAATACTTTCCATActttattttacaaatattgtttatatatttttttacaagGATCACCAGATCCCGCAAGGAATTCATGGTATCATAATACAAGAGGCTAGACAATAAAGTCTTTACATTTGAGTACCCACCGTTATTATGAGTTAGAAAAGCGTTGTCGGCTTCCGATGAGGATGATCCCTGGAGCTCGTTGTTGGCGTTCGAGGAGGATGACGAGTTGGAAAAGTCGTACGGATGGGTCAGACTGTTGCTTCCAGTCGCCGAGGCAGCCAGGGCCTTGAACAGGTGGGCTGTTCGCTGCTGCTGTGATTGCTgcggttgctgttgttgttgctgctgcggcggAATATAGGGATTGTTGTATATATTGCGAGTGTCATTCGACGGCGGCAGGTTGtactgttgctgctgaagcGTGTTATTGGCACTTAGACCGTTCACCGTAAAATGCCGTGATTTGGCTGGAAAGAAAGCAGAAGGCAGAAGCGTTAAAAAGGTTGGCTTTCCAGCTGAGGTGGAACCAATGAAAGTTGTTTGAAAGAACGGAAACTTTTTCCGTGTCACGACAGTTGATGCTTTCTCCGCAGACCTTCGGCCGTCCACCTCTCCACCACCCTCACCCCTTCCCACGTCTAATTGCATGCATTGAAATATGCAAATCAGTGTGTGAGTGATTGTGAGTCTGGGTGCGCTTCAATTAAAGCATTTGCGTTGCCAACTTGCAGGGGTTGGGGTTTCACTTTTGCTCCGTTCATCGCGACGCCTATTGTTGCCTTTCTCATATGAATTATGCATGGCaataccaaaaacaacaactcgCACCCCGCACACACCTTCCCACTGGGCTGTGCGGAAATAATGTTGACGCGGAAGCTGTGATAATGAAGCGGGCAAAAAGCAAAGTGTCGCCTCGGCCTCAGCCTCAGAATTTGTTTCTCgcccagccccagccccagtcCCAGATCCACCCGCCGTCCCCGctagccacaaaaaaaattatggtaACCCTTTCAATTTTCCACAAGCAACCCGTTCGGAAAAGTTTCTCCTTTGCCGGATGCCgctgcggctgctgttgctaCTGCTTTTTGCATATTAATTATGCATGTTTTGGTTGGTGTGAAGGCATCAACACATTGTTTGAATTTTAAGCAACACAAACGACAAAATTAGGGTAACTGTGAACGGACGGTGCGGGGCGGGCGTTGCCTTCCGGGAGCTCCTGTCGGTTGGCTTTCGAGCTGATTTGTTCGGCGCTTGGTGCCCAACTGTGTAAATATCAAGTGCAGAAGATAACGAGCTAATAACTCTGTTAATTTGTCGCATCGCTTGTGAGTTGATAAGAAGGTTTGATTTTAAGGACATGTTATACAGCCCCCGGGTCCTTTGACTTCCACATTTTAGACCTTAGCTTGTGAAACTTGATCCCCAGAATATTACGCCACCTTATACACCTTTATCTAACACTCTTCTGTACACTTACGGCTCAATTAACTTTGTTTAGCCGAACCTTTTCCGCTCCACGGGTCAGTCCTAACCGGGCGGAGATAAGCCCCCAAGTCAATTTCCGGGCGATCAAAACTTCAGGGCCAACAAGGCCAGCAAGCGCCGTGGTTTAAAAAGCAATGGCCATAAATTTTCACTAGAACGAATTTATTGGTAAATCTCCATCGCACGCGGCTTTATGACACACAGGCTACACATATTCCGCCCACAGGCCGACTGGATTGACGCCGGGAAAACTGCGTCGCGTCTTAATGTCAATAAAAAGCACATTCGGCCACCCAGCCACTTTCGGTGGAGGACGGGGGACGTTGGAATCGTTTTGCGAGGAAATAATGACGGAAAATCGCATAATTCGATGAGGCAGAAAGGGTTCCACATCTGAATGGGGCCGGGTCGCAGACGAAGGACTACAAAGACAGAATCAGGGGAAGCAGGGCTGGAGGAACCATAGCTCAAATGGCCTGATTTAGAAGACGCTTGGGGCGACTAACTCCGCAGAGGCATCAAAATATTAGCATCAACAAAGGAATAAAGCATTTGCTCTTTATGTGGCGAAAGGAAAACTAGtgacaacaaaacaaaataaatgtacaaaaattGTGTGGCAATAAAATTTGCGTAAATAGTCCAATTTGCATTGAATGTTGCCCTTATTTATGTGGCTCTTGCGCAATCAGGCCATCCCGAAAATGGGGCGGGTGGCGATTGGGAATTGGAGTCTCATTGTGTGTTGCTAGTTGGGAGCTCGGGTGCCGTCGAAGCGCTGCTCCTGGCGGACGATTTGTTGCGGAAGTGTAAATTTGCCAAATTTggtgaaaagaaaaaaattgacGAAGAAAATGGCTGGAAAAAGTGAAATGGCAGAACGAATATCCTATGGGGATTGCGATCCGGCAGAGGCCTTTTGGCTGTAAACCAGTATTGATTATTTTGGTGCGTCTATGCGATGTCAAACTTAGAAGTTTGTGGAGTGAATTATACCACGATATCGATAGAAGGGTCTTCTACATAATCTAAGAAACTTAGAGAATAGATTACTTAAATATATTGGGAATAAAAACTAAAGGTTTTAGAAACTTTTTCCATACAACTGGTATGAAAAAAGGTATATTTCTAGCTGTCATAAAACCGGCTCTTCGGAAACACACCCCAGAGAGGGCACATCTGAGAGCATCAAGTTTCCAAAAACGTGGAAGAGTGGCCATGGGGGATTATGTAATCTTGCGCAATTCGCGTAATTAATTCAGCCACCAATCAATCGAAGTTCTCTTTGTTTCGCTGCCAACTTTAGCCAGACGAAAGCACTCGAAACTTTTTACTTACAATGCCCCCAATCAGGTCTccaccaacaacaacgcgAACAATTAACAATCGATGCAGCCAATTAACAATTAACAGAAAGTTTCTGGGGTAAAAgtttcaaacaaaataaagcTCAGTGAGgaggaaaagtttttaaaccgatttgcccataatacattttaaaaa contains the following coding sequences:
- the LOC108122884 gene encoding uncharacterized protein, with product MMSYQKGLKDPSLDRHVGKAKSRHFTVNGLSANNTLQQQQYNLPPSNDTRNIYNNPYIPPQQQQQQQPQQSQQQRTAHLFKALAASATGSNSLTHPYDFSNSSSSSNANNELQGSSSSEADNAFLTHNNGEFIRYECLNCLTVK